From Corvus cornix cornix isolate S_Up_H32 chromosome 6, ASM73873v5, whole genome shotgun sequence, one genomic window encodes:
- the NKX6-2 gene encoding homeobox protein Nkx-6.2, which translates to MLAVGQMDANRQSAFVLSSAPLAALHNMAEMKTSLFPYALQNPSGFKAPALGGLNTQLPLGTPHGISDILGRPVGSASNLLGGLPRINGLAASAGMYFSPATVSRYPKPLAELPGRPPIFWPGVVQGSPWRDPRLACPAQTGMVLDKDGKKKHSRPTFSGQQIFALEKTFEQTKYLAGPERARLAYSLGMTESQVKVWFQNRRTKWRKRHAAEMASAKKKHDSETEKLKESSDNEDDDEYNKPLDPNSDDEKITRLLKKHKSTNLSLVSPCSTSSDTL; encoded by the exons ATGTTAGCGGTGGGACAGATGGATGCTAATCGCCAGAGCGCGTTCGTCCTTAGCAGTGCGCCGCTAGCCGCGCTGCACAACATGGCCGAGATGAAGACCTCCCTGTTCCCCTACGCCCTGCAGAACCCCTCCGGTTTCAAGGCGCCGGCCCTGGGCGGACTCAATACGCAACTCCCCTTGGGGACACCGCACGGAATAAGCGACATCCTGGGGCGGCCCGTAGGCAGTGCCAGCAACCTGCTGGGCGGGCTGCCCCGCATCAACGGGCTGGCGGCTTCGGCCGGGATGTACTTCAGCCCCGCTACCGTCTCCCGCTACCCGAAGCCTCTGGCGGAGCTGCCGGGACGGCCGCCCATTTTCTGGCCGGGAGTGGTGCAAGGCTCTCCCTGGAGAGACCCCCGGCTCGCCTGTCCCG CTCAGACGGGGATGGTTTTGGACAAGGACGGCAAGAAGAAACACTCTCGACCGACTTTCTCTGGGCAGCAGATATTTGCTTTAGAGAAAACCTTCGAACAGACGAAATACTTGGCAGGACCGGAGCGCGCCCGGCTCGCCTATTCCCTGGGGATGACCGAGAGCCAGGTGAAG GTTTGGTTCCAGAACAGACGGACCAAGTGGCGGAAGAGACACGCAGCAGAGATGGCCTCGGCGAAGAAGAAGCACGACTCGGAGACGGAGAAGCTGAAGGAGAGCTCGGACAATGAGGACGATGATGAATACAACAAGCCCCTGGACCCCAACTCAGATGACGAAAAAATCACGAGGCTATTGAAAAAGCACAAATCCACGAACCTGTCCCTTGTcagcccctgcagcaccagctcgGATACGTTGTGA